One region of Tumebacillus amylolyticus genomic DNA includes:
- a CDS encoding tetratricopeptide repeat protein: MEKLREASAEFRTVGGWKVSTADVQRAAERLVEVVREVFGAPLSLDDEDGTHFDAFLNSHVIAEDLRALFDGARVREGLKDAEYEGFARRIAANSIPAEESLYYFLGAYWGEWLVRHRGAVWMLHAPLRPLQAFPDMITSNGTVSLHPFSQVLKKIADPIGDNLAYKAGVFPNEYIPPYPLIASMADHREATLALLPSEVREAQGAVKQGDMEGALQLLEQAVEREPGNLLLLLQLQQTAWQAQEWELTHKALTSLLRQYPHARSYYNLGVFYAQFDLLDEAVESMRQAILLNPKYGRAKVTMAALLAEQGEVDVARSILTQVLTEGYDSTLQEEAQRLLSELQ; encoded by the coding sequence TTGGAAAAACTACGGGAGGCTTCTGCGGAATTTCGCACGGTCGGGGGCTGGAAGGTCTCGACGGCAGACGTGCAGCGGGCGGCGGAGCGTCTGGTTGAGGTGGTACGCGAGGTGTTCGGAGCGCCGTTGTCGCTGGACGATGAGGACGGGACGCATTTCGATGCGTTTTTGAATTCGCATGTGATTGCGGAAGATCTGCGGGCGTTGTTTGACGGGGCTCGTGTGCGCGAAGGGTTGAAGGACGCGGAGTATGAGGGATTTGCCCGACGCATCGCCGCCAATTCGATTCCGGCGGAGGAATCTCTGTATTACTTCCTCGGGGCGTACTGGGGCGAATGGTTGGTTCGTCATCGCGGGGCGGTCTGGATGTTGCACGCGCCGCTCAGACCTCTGCAAGCGTTTCCGGACATGATCACGTCCAACGGCACCGTCTCCCTGCACCCTTTTTCTCAAGTCTTGAAAAAAATCGCCGACCCGATCGGCGACAATCTCGCCTACAAAGCCGGCGTGTTTCCGAATGAGTACATCCCGCCGTATCCGTTGATCGCGTCGATGGCAGATCATCGGGAAGCGACGCTTGCGCTGTTGCCAAGTGAAGTACGCGAGGCGCAGGGGGCGGTGAAGCAGGGGGACATGGAGGGAGCCCTGCAACTGTTGGAGCAAGCGGTGGAGCGCGAGCCGGGGAATTTGTTGCTGCTCCTGCAATTGCAGCAGACGGCGTGGCAAGCGCAAGAGTGGGAGTTGACGCACAAAGCGCTGACCTCGTTGCTCCGCCAGTATCCGCATGCGCGTTCGTATTACAATTTGGGCGTGTTCTACGCGCAGTTCGATTTGCTGGACGAAGCGGTGGAGTCGATGCGGCAGGCGATTTTGCTCAATCCGAAGTATGGACGAGCCAAAGTCACGATGGCGGCGTTGCTTGCCGAACAGGGGGAAGTGGACGTGGCACGGTCGATTTTGACACAGGTTTTGACCGAAGGATATGACTCGACTCTGCAAGAGGAAGCGCAGAGGTTGCTTTCGGAGTTACAATAG
- a CDS encoding C39 family peptidase translates to MQDQMTNEKRPGRWSWLVFCVLVTGLLQGLWDSPIHANPQSSAEIETGQPESATAEATAAAALPERTLLNVPLISQLPELYNGCEVTSLAMLVNVAGHPVDKLELARNIRKDPAREQTNAQGQTLAWGNPNTGFVGDVTGASRGYSVNHGPIAELLSRYLPNRVVDLTGHSFDELLNSVAGGKPVVVWTTENFGPTDDWVTWKSPSGDVRATFSEHCVLLVGYDATTVTVNDPLDNRQKQVNRENFVQSWEQLGKQAVTYQ, encoded by the coding sequence ATGCAAGACCAAATGACGAACGAAAAAAGACCCGGCCGATGGTCTTGGCTGGTCTTCTGCGTTCTTGTGACGGGCCTGTTGCAAGGGCTCTGGGATTCTCCGATCCACGCAAATCCTCAATCGTCCGCTGAGATTGAGACCGGGCAACCGGAGTCGGCCACGGCAGAAGCAACCGCTGCAGCGGCGCTTCCGGAACGGACTTTATTGAACGTACCCCTGATCTCCCAACTGCCGGAGTTGTATAATGGATGCGAAGTGACGAGTCTCGCGATGTTGGTCAATGTGGCCGGGCACCCGGTCGACAAGTTGGAACTCGCCCGCAACATTCGCAAAGACCCGGCACGAGAGCAGACGAATGCGCAAGGTCAGACCCTTGCGTGGGGCAACCCGAACACCGGCTTCGTCGGCGATGTGACCGGCGCGAGTCGAGGGTATTCGGTGAACCACGGTCCGATTGCCGAGTTGTTGAGCCGGTATCTGCCAAACCGCGTCGTCGATTTGACGGGGCACAGCTTTGATGAACTGCTCAATTCTGTGGCGGGAGGCAAGCCGGTGGTCGTGTGGACCACGGAGAATTTCGGTCCGACCGACGATTGGGTGACTTGGAAGTCCCCGAGTGGCGACGTGCGGGCGACGTTCAGCGAGCACTGCGTGTTGCTCGTCGGCTACGATGCCACCACCGTCACCGTCAACGACCCGCTCGACAACCGCCAAAAGCAAGTCAACCGCGAGAACTTCGTGCAATCCTGGGAGCAACTGGGCAAGCAAGCGGTGACGTATCAGTAA
- a CDS encoding DEAD/DEAH box helicase: MTTNSFQSYNLPDYQQQALQKIGIDIPTPVQAEAIPLIQAGRDVVAQSQTGSGKTLAFLLPQLQRIDTAKRDVQVLILAPTRELTVQLESAIREVTEGTEIRSLALVGGANIDRQLEKLKEKPHIIVGTPGRILEIQGRKKLKVHEVKSITVDEVDQMLELGNIEDVKKIIGSTLRDRQLLFFSATMSSEAREIAKRWMNDPVYIEAKKGEHMGRIDHVWFGTAKQDKPDTLRRLVRAYDVNRAIVFVNEGDRVWWLVRELNEMGLTAEGMHGDAAKIQREKAMNGFRDGKFQLLVTTDLGARGLDVEGVTHVFHFDMATDAEHYVHRAGRTGRGTNSGLSVNIVAPEEKFIMRKFENALGIKIFSKGLDQGKITNRRPGQRRPAPAPAGKKNGKVKVKSKKK, from the coding sequence ATGACGACGAATTCGTTTCAGTCTTACAACCTGCCGGACTACCAACAGCAAGCGCTGCAAAAAATCGGCATCGACATCCCGACGCCGGTGCAAGCAGAAGCGATCCCGCTGATTCAAGCGGGGCGCGATGTGGTGGCGCAGTCGCAAACAGGCTCGGGCAAGACGCTCGCGTTTTTGTTGCCGCAATTGCAGAGAATCGATACGGCGAAGCGGGATGTGCAAGTGCTGATCCTCGCTCCGACTCGGGAGCTGACGGTGCAATTGGAGTCGGCGATTCGCGAAGTGACGGAGGGTACGGAGATTCGTTCGCTGGCGTTGGTCGGCGGGGCGAACATCGACCGTCAGTTGGAGAAGTTGAAGGAGAAGCCGCACATCATCGTCGGCACGCCGGGGCGTATCCTCGAAATTCAGGGCCGCAAGAAGCTCAAAGTTCACGAGGTCAAGTCGATCACCGTCGATGAAGTGGACCAGATGTTGGAGCTTGGCAATATTGAGGACGTGAAAAAGATCATCGGCTCAACGCTGCGTGATCGCCAACTGCTGTTCTTCTCGGCGACGATGAGTTCGGAAGCGCGGGAGATCGCCAAGCGGTGGATGAACGATCCGGTGTACATCGAAGCGAAAAAAGGCGAGCACATGGGCCGCATCGACCACGTCTGGTTCGGGACGGCGAAGCAGGACAAGCCGGATACGTTGCGTCGTTTGGTGCGGGCGTATGATGTGAACCGGGCGATCGTGTTCGTGAATGAAGGAGACCGCGTGTGGTGGTTGGTGCGCGAGTTGAACGAGATGGGGTTGACCGCTGAGGGGATGCATGGCGATGCGGCGAAGATTCAGCGCGAGAAGGCGATGAATGGATTCCGCGACGGCAAGTTTCAGTTGCTCGTCACCACCGATCTCGGGGCGCGGGGGTTGGATGTGGAGGGTGTGACGCATGTGTTCCATTTCGATATGGCGACGGATGCGGAGCATTATGTGCATCGTGCGGGGAGAACGGGGCGCGGGACGAATTCCGGGCTGTCGGTGAACATCGTGGCTCCGGAGGAGAAATTCATCATGCGCAAGTTTGAGAATGCGCTGGGGATCAAGATCTTCTCCAAAGGCCTCGACCAAGGCAAGATCACCAACCGCCGCCCCGGTCAGAGACGACCCGCTCCCGCCCCGGCCGGCAAGAAAAACGGCAAGGTCAAAGTCAAATCCAAGAAAAAATAG
- a CDS encoding methyl-accepting chemotaxis protein: MFRRMPLVTKLLCLLLIPLVALGVTSQIALRNLNSISDDLTQVLYQHDYVTLDLIAQAQGEMHDALLLEHTLLNTDPSSPTFGQLKTSMEEHAVNARAKVHSARKLAEEDKSNWETFKHPQTQRTIFQNFDDFDSNFSTWVQVSAGMIEKLPTQSISARQETIGKINEVDYTFQAALGSMGETKELLDSVASHAVERKDASKKTAAQSIVLTIVIAIVLAISFMALFMWNIRKSLRRTLGVMEQAAQGDLRETSQPKLANDEIGKLSNALHEMVKNLRGLIEQVTVTAEQVAATSEVMTKNAEEMKASTTGVAGELEQLALGVDVQAAGADQISKSMEEMGDGIHRIAENTGVVTQAAVETASEADAGQESIQRAVTQMHSISTVTDRSADKVRRLGQHSSAIGQIVGVITKLAQQTNMLALNASIEAARAGEQGRGFAVVAEEVRKLAEQSQQSAHQIEELIERMQEDTQDTVQTMDDVIHEVQSGIVAVDVAGEAFQRILTKSHLVAGQIREITAAAEQMTATTQQVASSAQESAGIAHLTARRSQTCAVAVEQQLASMDELYHLSEGLNQMAHELKKVLGRFEM, encoded by the coding sequence ATGTTTCGCAGAATGCCGTTGGTGACGAAGCTGCTCTGCCTGTTGTTGATCCCGTTGGTGGCGCTCGGTGTCACGTCGCAGATCGCGCTTCGAAACTTGAACTCGATCTCGGATGATCTGACGCAGGTGTTGTATCAGCACGACTATGTGACGCTCGATTTGATTGCACAGGCACAGGGCGAAATGCACGATGCCTTGCTTCTGGAGCACACGCTTTTGAACACGGACCCGAGCTCTCCGACGTTCGGGCAGTTGAAAACGAGCATGGAGGAACACGCGGTCAATGCCCGTGCGAAGGTGCACAGTGCCCGCAAGCTCGCGGAGGAGGACAAATCCAACTGGGAAACGTTCAAGCATCCTCAGACGCAGCGGACCATTTTCCAGAACTTCGATGACTTTGACTCCAACTTCTCAACGTGGGTGCAAGTGTCGGCAGGGATGATTGAAAAACTGCCCACGCAGTCGATCTCCGCTCGCCAAGAAACGATTGGCAAGATCAACGAAGTGGACTACACGTTCCAAGCGGCGCTTGGGAGCATGGGGGAAACCAAGGAATTGTTGGATTCGGTCGCCTCGCATGCGGTGGAGCGCAAGGATGCCAGCAAAAAAACGGCGGCGCAGAGCATCGTCCTCACGATTGTCATCGCCATCGTGCTGGCGATTTCGTTCATGGCCCTGTTCATGTGGAACATCCGCAAGTCGTTGCGGCGGACGCTTGGGGTTATGGAGCAAGCGGCGCAGGGCGATCTGCGGGAGACGTCGCAACCGAAGTTGGCGAACGATGAGATCGGGAAGCTTTCGAACGCCTTGCATGAGATGGTAAAAAATCTGCGGGGCCTCATCGAGCAAGTGACGGTCACCGCCGAGCAGGTGGCCGCGACGTCCGAGGTGATGACGAAGAATGCAGAAGAGATGAAAGCTTCGACGACAGGCGTTGCCGGAGAGTTGGAGCAGTTAGCGTTGGGGGTCGATGTGCAGGCGGCCGGTGCGGATCAAATTTCGAAGTCGATGGAAGAGATGGGAGACGGGATTCATCGAATTGCGGAGAATACCGGCGTGGTGACGCAAGCGGCGGTGGAGACGGCAAGTGAAGCGGATGCCGGGCAGGAGTCGATCCAGCGGGCGGTGACGCAGATGCACTCGATCTCGACGGTTACAGACCGTTCCGCCGACAAAGTCCGCCGTCTGGGACAGCACTCCTCGGCGATTGGGCAGATCGTGGGCGTGATCACGAAATTGGCGCAGCAGACGAACATGTTGGCGTTGAACGCTTCGATTGAAGCGGCGCGGGCCGGAGAGCAGGGGCGCGGGTTTGCGGTGGTCGCGGAGGAAGTGCGCAAGCTCGCGGAGCAGTCGCAGCAATCGGCGCATCAGATTGAAGAGTTGATTGAGCGGATGCAGGAGGATACGCAAGATACGGTGCAGACGATGGACGATGTGATTCACGAAGTGCAGTCGGGCATCGTGGCGGTGGACGTTGCGGGGGAGGCGTTCCAGCGGATCTTGACCAAGTCGCATCTGGTGGCGGGGCAAATTCGCGAGATCACGGCGGCGGCGGAGCAGATGACGGCAACGACCCAACAAGTGGCGTCCTCCGCCCAAGAGTCGGCCGGCATCGCCCACCTGACCGCACGACGTTCCCAAACCTGCGCCGTCGCGGTGGAACAACAGCTCGCTTCCATGGACGAACTCTACCATCTAAGCGAAGGCCTCAACCAAATGGCCCACGAGCTAAAGAAAGTCCTCGGAAGATTCGAGATGTAA
- a CDS encoding DUF6063 family protein: MYSKESVERAIKLFILLLEKGETDEKDRDLVFAYKEDPVAQEIVSQMIEKEAGIKILHVGDKLYVTPSLDNKVFGYSNEELRVKMGLRNDNVSMGLKLYLAYFIILATLAMFYNSDDLNTKVRQYVPIEELEQYVTEKLHMLGTGDYGQYLSAEYEFNFAQVAEYWHSMPAYDETLTNQRMGHKSRVSYILKVWSFLEEENLAKVAVDSEIHPTDKLDHMVRKYYAHQKRKDELLALIQQKEIFYA, translated from the coding sequence ATGTATAGCAAAGAGAGCGTGGAACGTGCGATCAAACTTTTTATACTGCTGTTGGAAAAGGGCGAGACGGACGAGAAGGACCGCGACTTGGTGTTTGCGTACAAGGAAGACCCGGTCGCCCAAGAAATCGTCTCGCAAATGATTGAAAAGGAAGCCGGGATCAAGATCCTCCACGTCGGCGACAAGCTCTACGTCACGCCGTCGCTGGACAACAAGGTCTTCGGCTATTCCAATGAAGAACTGCGGGTCAAAATGGGCCTGCGCAATGACAACGTCTCGATGGGCTTGAAGCTCTACCTCGCCTATTTCATCATCCTCGCGACCCTCGCGATGTTCTATAACTCGGACGACCTGAACACGAAAGTCCGCCAGTACGTGCCGATTGAAGAGTTGGAGCAGTATGTCACGGAGAAGCTCCACATGCTCGGCACCGGCGATTACGGGCAATACCTCTCCGCCGAGTACGAGTTCAACTTCGCCCAAGTGGCGGAATACTGGCACTCGATGCCCGCGTACGACGAGACGCTGACCAACCAGCGCATGGGGCACAAATCCCGGGTGAGCTACATCCTCAAAGTCTGGTCGTTCCTCGAAGAGGAGAACCTTGCCAAAGTCGCCGTCGATTCGGAGATTCACCCGACCGACAAACTCGACCACATGGTGCGCAAGTACTACGCCCACCAAAAGCGCAAGGACGAACTGCTCGCCCTGATCCAGCAAAAGGAGATCTTCTATGCCTAG
- a CDS encoding helix-turn-helix domain-containing protein codes for MHIGLRIKQYRVQREMRQSELCEGICSISQLSKIETGKTQIKPDELQAFAKRLGVTVKDLESDSALHAEIQTLTEYAKQAIQLARFDTALSLCKQAIAKSLVLQDRTVYAKMVLFEIYLRIRSESWEALIESSKILLQEEYELETAEWVMFYYCTAQAYQHTGEYSKMLEYLVQVLKYMERTPLDDEEAARAYNVGSNACFFLRRPRDLYRYAKISEKLFLEMGSFHWASVALNNSAHGLLLMGRYEESSEIYEASYQKTLANMINMSCGTSSHNLGCIALLTNNLSQARLYFERALHHYGLEKTLNMFVQAEPSLELATVSVREHKFAEGERWLQDVEAMLPDLPGAKYLYQARIARTRAESCGLQGQSEEQLAHLRHALDIYERHTVWYEAYEVATELAELLEAHREATALDYYRSAIQYHDSFEVACGRKILEHQ; via the coding sequence ATGCATATCGGCCTGAGAATCAAACAATATCGAGTTCAAAGAGAAATGCGCCAGAGCGAACTCTGCGAGGGAATCTGCTCCATCTCTCAACTGAGCAAGATCGAAACCGGCAAGACACAGATCAAACCGGACGAATTACAAGCTTTTGCAAAACGGTTAGGCGTAACGGTCAAGGACCTCGAATCAGACAGCGCCTTACACGCTGAGATTCAGACCCTGACGGAATACGCCAAGCAAGCGATCCAACTCGCTCGGTTCGATACCGCCCTGTCCTTGTGTAAACAAGCAATCGCAAAAAGTCTGGTCCTGCAAGACCGAACCGTTTATGCCAAGATGGTGCTCTTCGAGATCTATCTTCGTATTCGTTCCGAATCGTGGGAGGCACTCATCGAAAGCAGCAAGATTCTCTTGCAGGAGGAGTACGAACTTGAGACGGCTGAATGGGTCATGTTTTATTACTGCACGGCCCAAGCTTACCAACACACGGGCGAGTATTCGAAGATGTTGGAATATCTAGTTCAAGTGCTGAAGTATATGGAACGAACCCCATTGGACGATGAGGAGGCTGCCCGAGCATACAATGTGGGGTCCAACGCCTGCTTCTTTTTACGCAGGCCGAGAGATCTCTATCGGTATGCGAAGATCTCTGAGAAGCTCTTTTTGGAAATGGGCTCGTTCCATTGGGCGAGCGTCGCTCTCAACAACTCCGCGCATGGTCTGTTGTTGATGGGGCGATATGAAGAATCGAGCGAGATCTATGAAGCAAGCTATCAAAAGACATTGGCGAACATGATCAATATGTCATGTGGTACTTCTTCTCACAATTTAGGCTGTATCGCGTTGTTGACCAACAATTTGTCACAGGCGCGTCTGTACTTCGAACGGGCGTTGCATCATTATGGATTGGAGAAGACCCTGAACATGTTCGTGCAAGCGGAACCCAGCCTCGAATTGGCGACCGTCTCCGTTCGTGAGCACAAGTTTGCAGAGGGAGAGCGGTGGTTGCAGGATGTCGAGGCGATGTTGCCGGACCTTCCGGGTGCGAAATACCTCTACCAAGCCCGCATCGCCCGCACCCGCGCCGAATCCTGCGGGTTGCAAGGTCAGTCGGAGGAACAACTTGCCCACCTCCGCCATGCCCTCGACATCTACGAACGCCACACCGTCTGGTACGAAGCCTACGAAGTCGCCACGGAGCTTGCAGAACTCTTGGAAGCCCACCGTGAAGCAACCGCCCTCGACTATTACCGAAGCGCAATTCAATACCATGACTCCTTCGAAGTCGCCTGTGGACGCAAAATACTGGAACATCAGTAA
- a CDS encoding helix-turn-helix domain-containing protein: MPPLAGQTMTVGENLKRIRLLKGLKLDELCAGICSISQLSKIENGKAQVRDEQLFRFAERLGMSVEMLRATDSFLDRLRDQLKLAQRASAVQQDERAIEMSRAVAEQAKAHGYLDLFVEATFLEGSLLRKLMRWQDSVALLNGLLDSELQLELYCRGEIWGELGHAHLQAGDKAESLRCFMKAVELMSDVPQGHPRELTICFQLSIILYEITDYRTSLYYAREVNRIATEQSMNLWRLRSHTMSALNLFFMGEQEQCFEILTAMLQEAEKNQLVGQIGSGCVNLGHLHKLAGDLVKARNYLERGVMHLELMEIQYMHMSTSPYLELADVSERLGQDEKALHWLGRAEEWMVSMPAPTYLFESSGARIRAKIHVKQGKWQQGLTCLRKALALYEKHNAFLEGYETAVEIAELMEQQNDPQTPEMYRRAFQLYRRYQEAVGWSHGPVFERRAYLS, translated from the coding sequence TTGCCGCCACTTGCAGGACAGACGATGACCGTCGGTGAGAACCTGAAACGGATTCGGTTGCTAAAAGGGCTAAAACTTGACGAACTCTGTGCGGGCATCTGCTCGATCTCTCAACTCTCCAAGATCGAAAACGGCAAAGCGCAAGTGCGTGACGAGCAGTTGTTTCGATTTGCCGAACGGCTCGGGATGTCTGTGGAGATGTTGCGGGCGACAGATTCGTTCTTGGACCGCTTGCGGGACCAACTGAAACTCGCCCAACGGGCTTCGGCCGTACAACAAGATGAGCGTGCAATCGAGATGAGCCGCGCTGTAGCGGAGCAAGCCAAAGCACACGGGTACCTCGACCTCTTCGTCGAGGCGACTTTTTTGGAAGGAAGCCTCTTGCGCAAACTCATGCGTTGGCAGGATTCGGTTGCGCTTTTGAACGGGTTGTTAGACTCCGAACTTCAACTGGAATTGTACTGCCGGGGCGAGATTTGGGGTGAACTCGGTCACGCTCATCTGCAGGCAGGAGACAAGGCGGAATCGTTGCGTTGCTTCATGAAAGCGGTTGAGTTGATGAGCGACGTCCCGCAGGGACATCCTCGTGAGCTGACGATCTGCTTCCAACTCTCGATCATCCTCTATGAGATCACCGATTACAGAACGTCCTTGTACTACGCACGTGAAGTCAACCGCATTGCGACGGAACAGTCCATGAATCTCTGGCGTCTGCGGTCGCATACCATGAGCGCGTTGAATTTGTTTTTCATGGGGGAGCAAGAACAGTGCTTCGAGATTCTCACCGCGATGCTCCAAGAAGCGGAGAAAAACCAACTGGTCGGGCAGATCGGCAGCGGCTGTGTCAACCTCGGACACCTGCACAAGCTCGCCGGCGATCTCGTCAAGGCGCGGAACTATCTGGAACGCGGTGTGATGCACTTGGAACTCATGGAGATTCAGTACATGCACATGTCGACCTCGCCCTATCTGGAACTGGCGGACGTGTCGGAACGTCTGGGGCAAGACGAAAAAGCGTTGCACTGGCTAGGGCGGGCGGAGGAATGGATGGTGTCCATGCCGGCGCCGACGTATCTGTTCGAGTCTTCAGGCGCACGCATTCGGGCGAAGATTCACGTCAAGCAAGGCAAGTGGCAACAGGGTCTGACTTGCCTGCGGAAAGCGTTGGCGTTGTATGAGAAGCACAACGCTTTTTTGGAAGGCTATGAGACGGCTGTGGAAATCGCCGAGCTCATGGAGCAACAGAACGACCCGCAAACACCGGAGATGTACCGTCGGGCGTTTCAGTTGTATCGTAGATACCAAGAGGCCGTTGGTTGGAGTCACGGGCCGGTGTTTGAGAGGAGAGCGTACTTATCATGA
- a CDS encoding helix-turn-helix domain-containing protein, whose amino-acid sequence MTDTQELMHYIGENLKKYRLQKSMRQEELCEGLCSVSQLSKIENGKAQVKAEHLKIMAGRLGVEVEQLMSTDAIHDELRDQIELTRKATIARNYKLAFETIRSVLVRAKQAGYQDLYAEAVLFECYLLNLAEHNHQAALQKLRETLHDGGEFDPVTRAALQIEYGRAYSYTGDLVEGFRQYLQADTLLQRVEPVDDDLYARVLYRSAECMFYMQNWRTGYRYSEQAARVAETLGKHQYLTRAKSMQAAFADKLGRPDEARNLYEELLQDAENNNLILDIGTTENCLGRWYLDHGDLETAYHYLQRSLTSFDLLNDNYNLRQPLMDLAEWAQKAKQFEWSLHYADRVLELIREGGMPGLNELLQGQMLAINAKTYGELQDDERMISHYEQALELFDRNRAVIPAYEVCVTLADLYYGRDNGRALTLYKQAVGYNRIIHELGVKK is encoded by the coding sequence ATGACAGATACTCAAGAGCTCATGCATTACATTGGCGAGAACTTGAAAAAGTATCGCTTGCAAAAAAGCATGCGCCAAGAAGAACTCTGCGAAGGGCTCTGCAGTGTCTCTCAGCTCTCCAAGATTGAGAACGGCAAAGCGCAAGTCAAAGCCGAGCACTTGAAGATCATGGCCGGGCGTCTCGGCGTTGAGGTGGAGCAGTTGATGAGCACCGACGCGATCCACGACGAACTTCGCGACCAAATCGAGTTGACGAGAAAAGCGACGATCGCCCGCAATTACAAGCTGGCATTCGAAACAATCCGCTCCGTCCTCGTCCGCGCCAAGCAAGCGGGCTACCAAGACCTGTACGCCGAAGCGGTGCTCTTCGAATGCTACTTGCTGAACCTCGCGGAGCACAACCACCAAGCGGCTCTGCAGAAACTGCGCGAGACGTTGCACGACGGCGGGGAGTTTGATCCGGTGACCCGCGCCGCGTTGCAGATCGAATATGGACGCGCCTATTCCTACACAGGCGATCTCGTCGAAGGGTTCCGTCAATACTTGCAAGCGGACACGTTGCTTCAGCGCGTGGAGCCGGTCGACGATGACCTCTACGCCCGTGTGTTGTACCGCAGTGCGGAGTGCATGTTCTACATGCAGAATTGGCGGACCGGCTACCGCTATTCCGAACAGGCGGCACGCGTGGCCGAAACGCTTGGCAAGCATCAATACCTCACCCGCGCCAAGTCGATGCAAGCTGCGTTCGCCGACAAACTGGGCCGCCCGGACGAAGCGCGGAACCTCTACGAAGAGTTGTTGCAAGATGCGGAGAACAACAACTTGATCCTCGACATCGGAACCACGGAGAACTGCCTGGGCCGTTGGTACCTCGATCATGGAGACCTCGAAACCGCCTACCACTACTTGCAGCGTTCGTTGACCTCCTTCGACCTGCTGAACGACAATTACAACCTGCGTCAGCCGCTGATGGACCTCGCGGAGTGGGCGCAGAAAGCCAAGCAATTCGAATGGAGCCTGCACTATGCCGACCGCGTGCTGGAACTGATCCGCGAGGGCGGGATGCCAGGGCTGAACGAACTGCTCCAAGGTCAAATGCTGGCCATCAACGCCAAGACCTACGGCGAACTTCAAGACGACGAGCGCATGATCTCGCACTATGAACAAGCTCTCGAACTCTTCGACCGCAACCGTGCCGTCATCCCCGCCTACGAAGTCTGCGTAACGCTCGCCGACCTGTACTACGGGCGGGACAACGGACGTGCTCTCACCCTGTACAAGCAAGCGGTGGGGTACAACCGCATCATCCACGAACTCGGCGTCAAAAAGTAA
- a CDS encoding SpoIID/LytB domain-containing protein translates to MKKASALLLMTAAMSLVASSAMAAPAIKEVKDSNGNVVRLDVADRPSNGTPGAIQSGGTKLIVDNSIVAASTYTKPTSIRVGIRANNNTANPISSVSVVPWYNYNIDVLPNEWIGSWPAQSLNAGAIAVKMYAWYHILHPKYSNCDVDNTVNSQVYKAGSSYSATTTAVDNMSGIGILNSSGVMFETQYRAGSYDSTKPGTNIMSQNGTHYFADLGKTWSYMTSYYYSGSTQFTY, encoded by the coding sequence ATGAAAAAGGCTTCTGCACTGCTGCTCATGACCGCAGCAATGTCCCTCGTGGCATCGTCCGCGATGGCAGCACCGGCAATCAAGGAAGTAAAAGACTCCAACGGCAACGTTGTCCGTCTCGACGTGGCAGATCGTCCGTCCAACGGAACTCCGGGCGCGATCCAATCCGGCGGCACCAAACTGATCGTGGACAACTCGATCGTCGCAGCTTCCACCTACACCAAACCGACCTCGATCCGCGTAGGGATCCGCGCGAACAACAACACCGCGAACCCGATCTCTTCCGTATCGGTCGTTCCGTGGTACAACTACAACATCGACGTGCTCCCGAACGAGTGGATCGGCTCCTGGCCGGCACAATCCCTCAACGCGGGCGCAATCGCGGTAAAAATGTACGCTTGGTATCATATCCTTCATCCGAAATACTCCAACTGCGACGTTGACAACACCGTAAACTCCCAAGTTTACAAAGCGGGTTCTTCCTACTCCGCTACGACGACCGCTGTTGACAACATGTCCGGGATCGGGATCTTGAACTCCTCCGGCGTCATGTTCGAAACCCAATACCGTGCTGGTTCCTACGATTCCACCAAGCCGGGCACCAACATCATGTCTCAAAACGGAACCCACTACTTCGCAGACCTGGGCAAAACCTGGTCGTACATGACTTCCTACTACTACAGCGGCTCCACCCAATTCACCTACTAA